A genomic region of Colletotrichum destructivum chromosome 1, complete sequence contains the following coding sequences:
- a CDS encoding Putative phosphatidylethanolamine-binding protein, protein MLTSQYFSSRPILQLPITAHIAIALNTKPIIENMNRYVEVSLSWLLHSSRGHEAKCFHKSPAFASHADQIITVTSPDCGPSPATLGPEYITEGGGRIPALSWTAPLDIASRVKEWLIVVEDPDAPLPTPICHGVYGGIAPETKQVNPRDFEIEDESRSLLRGGFYWGKGRREGVYTPPRPLLNHGTHRYLFQVVALSEPLDRKMLESRATREQAAEAVKGKVLGWGVWIGTCERKWT, encoded by the exons ATGCTCACAAGCCAGTATTTCTCATCTCGTCCCATCCTCCAACTCCCCATCACTGCACATATCGCCATCGCGCTGAACACGAAACCGATCATAGAGAACATGAACCGATACGTCGAAGTGAGCCTCAGCTGGCTCCTGCATAGCTCCCGCGGCCATGAAGCCAAGTGTTTCCACAAATCCCCTGCCTTCGCCTCCCACGCCGACCAGATCATCACCGTCACGTCCCCGGACTGCGGCCCGTCCCCCGCAACCCTGGGCCCGGAGTACATCACCGAGGGAGGCGGCCGGATTCCCGCACTCTCgtggacggcgccgttggaTATAGCATCGAGGGTGAAGGAGTGGCTCATCGTTGTCGAGGACCCGGACGCACCCTTGCCGACGCCAATCTGCCACGG CGTCTATGGCGGAATCGCCCCGGAGACAAAACAAGTTAACCCCAGGGACTTCGAGATCGAGGATGAGAGCCGGTCCCTCCTGAGGGGGGGCTTCTACTGGGGCAAGGGGAGGCGGGAAGGCGTTTACAccccgccgcggccgctgcTGAACCACGGCACCCACAGAT ATCTCTTCCAGGTCGTGGCGCTGAGCGAGCCCCTGGACAGGAAGATGCTGGAGTCCCGCGCCACGAGGGAGCAGGCTGCCGAAgccgtcaagggcaaggtgCTTGGCTGGGGCGTGTGGATCGGGACCTGCGAAAGAAAGTGGACTTGA
- a CDS encoding Putative glucose-methanol-choline oxidoreductase, FAD/NAD(P)-binding domain superfamily has protein sequence MLPTDVWDYIVVGGGLAGSVVSSRLLALNNTAKILVIEAGRSAAGRSDILFVNSTNLVQGEFDWNYFSTPQAQLNNRVIQSAAGKGLGGGSLINTCGWMRGARVDYDEWAQLVNDSRWCYDSQLPYFKRTEEYWTDDVNQDEHGHKGPLKIEVPTTTGRLYPLRDAVYESYESVGIKALPGLDANAGENIGFGEIAENRRNGVRQIASEYYPLDGVTVLTDTLVEKVLLESGESSITGGLTATGVLLADGQEIRGKEIIAAAGAYRTPQLLMLSGIGPADELKQHGIEQKVDSPQVGKNLADHPFFTANWRLSPEYRNSTVDSGNPLFFQQQYGLGQPNNFVASFNVEDKDGLVDAIAKEEGKTPDTTHPLLKNERTLMEGFVLYVNTDPSLPSNSTYLTTANVGLHPTSRGSVKLGSSNPYTPPLIDPNFFGSEVDRFVWRDSIRRMTRMMLGGDTPLSQGIVEAEATPAGLKPFTIESTDEEIEERIRASVIGTYHPMGTCAMGKVVDSDLRVKGVSNLRVVDASVFPTLITAHIQAAVYALAEQAAEIIVSA, from the exons ATGCTTCCTACCGACGTCTGGGACTACattgtcgtcggcggcggccttgccggcTCCGTCGTGTCCAGCCGACTGCTGGCGCTGAACAACACggccaagatcctcgtcATTGAGGCCGGCCGAAGCGCTGCCGGACGCTCGgacatcctcttcgtcaactCCACCAACCTGGTCCAGGGCGAGTTTGACTGGAACTACTTTTCCACGCCACAAGCCCAGCTCAACAACCGTGTCATCCAGAGCGCTGCCGGCAAGGGTCTCGGCGGAGGCTCTCTGATAAACACAT GTGGTTGGATGCGTGGCGCCCGCGTCGACTACGATGAGTGGGCTCAGCTGGTGAATGACTCTCGCTGGTGTTATGACAGTCAGCTGCCCTACTTTAAGCGTACTGAGGAGTACTGGACAGACGATGTCAACCAAGACGAGCATGGACACAAGGGGCCCCTCAAGATCGAGGTCCCGACAACCACCGGCCGCCTCTATCCCCTGCGGGATGCCGTCTATGAGTCGTACGAGTCTGTCGGCATCAAGGCTCTGCCAGGTCTGGATGCCAATGCTGGAGAGAACATCGGTTTTGGTGAAATCGCCGAGAATCGCCGAAATGGTGTTCGTCAGATCGCCTCCGAGTACTACCCCTTGGACGGGGTGACCGTCTTGACAGACACTCTGGTTGAGAAGGTGCTTTTGGAGAGCGGCGAAAGCTCCATCACTGGTGGCTTGACTGCGACCGGTGTCCTTCTTGCCGACGGCCAGGAGATCCGCGGCAAGGagatcatcgccgccgctggtgcCTACCGCACTCCACAACTGTTGATGCTGTCCGGAATCGGTCCTGCCGACGAGCTGAAACAGCATGGCATCGAGCAAAAGGTTGACTCTCCCCAGGTTGGTAAGAACCTTGCCGACCATCCCTTCTTCACAGCGAACTGGAGACTCTCTCCCGAGTACCGCAACTCGACCGTCGACTCAGGCAACCCTCTGTTCTTCCAGCAGCAGTACGGCCTCGGACAGCCCAACAACTTCGTCGCGTCCTTTAACGTTGAGGACAAGGACGGTCTTGTCGATGCCATTGCCAAGGAAGAGGGCAAGACGCCCGACACCACGCACCCCCTCCTCAAGAACGAGCGCACCCTCATGGAGGGCTTTGTGCTGTACGTGAACACCGACCCCAGCCTGCCGTCCAACAGCACCTACTTGACGACCGCCAACGTCGGCCTGCACCCGACCTCCCGCGGCTCCGTGAAGCTCGGCTCCTCCAACCCTTACACGCCCCCCTTGATCGACCCCAACTTCTTCGGCTCCGAGGTTGACCGCTTCGTGTGGCGCGACTCGATCCGCCGTATGACCCGGATGATGCTTGGCGGCGACACGCCCCTAAGCCagggcatcgtcgaggccgaggccacccCGGCCGGCCTGAAGCCGTTCACGATTGAGTCTACGGACGAGGAGATTGAGGAACGCATCCGCGCCAGCGTCAT CGGAACATACCACCCCATGGGCACGTGTGCTAtgggcaaggtcgtcgacagcGACCTGCGCGTCAAGGGTGTCAGCAACCTCCGCGTCGTGGACGCGTCTGTTTTTCCGACCCTCATCACGGCTCATATCCAAGCGGCGGTCTACGCTCTGGCGGAACAGGCTGCTGAGATTATCGTATCCGCATAG
- a CDS encoding Putative gamma-glutamyl cyclotransferase, gamma-glutamylcyclotransferase, whose amino-acid sequence MATLTPRLYFAYGSNLSPTQMALRCPSSVPVGLAHLPDYTFIINSRHYANVVRNVAPTSGTHAVSAPGGSDNSSSSSGGDNTFDPQTSPANPGVYGVLYILPPVDEAVLDRCEGVPYAYQKEDLLVTVVSATGPNGGDDDDDDDDSIARPRNGATIAALVYVDYDRVEPSTPWDEYVDRMNRGVDEATRLFGLPAGYVDHVIRPYIPASEEASVADHTAIGDPFLERA is encoded by the coding sequence ATGGCCACCCTCACGCCCCGGCTCTACTTCGCCTATGGCTCGAACCTCTCCCCGACCCAGATGGCCTTACGCTGTCCTTCGTCCGTCCCCGTCGGTCTGGCCCACCTCCCGGACTATACTTTCATCATCAACTCCCGTCATTACGCCAACGTCGTCCGTAACGTCGCCCCGACCTCTGGAACTCACGCGGTATCTGCACCTGGAGGCAGCGACAatagcagcagtagcagcggcggcgacaacacTTTTGACCCGCAGACGAGCCCGGCCAACCCGGGCGTCTACGGCGTCCTATACATCCTTccgcccgtcgacgaggccgtcctcgacagGTGTGAGGGTGTGCCCTACGCCTACCAAAAGGAGGATCTCCTCGTCACTGTCGTCTCCGCCACGGGCcccaacggcggcgatgacgacgacgacgacgacgacagcatcGCCCGTCCACGGAACGGTGCGAcgatcgccgccctcgtttACGTCGATTACGACCGGGTCGAaccctcgacgccgtgggATGAGTACGTCGACCGCATGaaccgcggcgtcgacgaggccaccAGGCTCTTCGGCCTGCCGGCGGGGTACGTCGACCACGTCATCCGGCCGTACATCCCCGCATCGGAGGAGGCGTCTGTCGCGGATCACACGGCCATCGGTGACCCTTTCCTCGAGCGTGCTTGA
- a CDS encoding Putative aspartic peptidase A1 family, aspartic peptidase, active, producing MRKTTLVAFAASLLSVDGLVLRKSESSAPKVVGLDLHRATVPYTRNRRDMLRKRGSVQASLDNLETLYFVNGSLGTPAQPMRFHLDTGSSDLWVNTASSTLCKGQGAPCSVSGTYSANDSSTYNYVGSWFNISYVDGSGASGDYVTDKFTIGGSSLTDFQFGVGYTSSSAQGILGVGYKVNEVQVGRAGLQPYDNLPAKMVAEGLIESSAFSLYLNDLDASQGSILFGGVDTAHFEGELKTVPIQKESDAYAEFLITLTKVTLGSRALEENMALAVLLDSGSSLTYLPDDMTTTIFSMVGAVYQQAEGVAFIPCSAANTGANMTFTFSGATVTVPIDELVLDLVAITGKRTAFSNGVDACLFGIAPAGTGTNVLGDTFLRSAYVVYDIDNNEISLAQTKFNATSTNILEIGKGSGSVPSAVAVANPVSATNGLVRGGGGGSAGGGSQNAAPSMAPLAASLLAGSVAFAAGFSLYLV from the exons ATGAGGAAGACAACACTAGTCGCCTTTGCGGCCTCGCTTTTGTCCGTCGACGGATTGGTACTCCGGAAGAGCGAGAGCAGTGCACCAAAGGTGGTGGGTTTGGATCTGCACAGAGCGACGGTACCATACACCCGCAACAGGAGGGATATGCTGCGCAAGAGAGGGTCTGTACAGGCCAGTCTGGACAATCTG GAAACCTTGTACTTCGTCAATGGCTCCCTCGGAACACCAGCACAGCCGATGCGATTTCACCTTGACACGGGTAGCAGCGATCTATGGGTCAACACCGCCAGCTCGACCCTCTGCAAAGGCCAGGGCGCGCCGTGTTCAGTGTCGGGCACGTACTCGGCCAACGATTCGTCAACATACAACTACGTCGGAAGCTGGTTCAACATTTCCTATGTCGACGGGTCGGGGGCGAGCGGAGACTACGTGACGGACAAGTTCACCATTGGCGGATCCTCCTTGACCGACTTCCAGTTCGGCGTGGGCTACACAAGTTCCTCAGCCCAGGGTATTCTGGGCGTGGGATACAAGGTCAACGAAGTACAGGTCGGACGTGCTGGTCTGCAACCCTACGACAACCTCCCCGCCAAAATGGTGGCTGAAGGCCTCATCGAGTCGAGCGCCTTCAGCCTGTACCTGAACGACCTGGATGCTAGCCAGGGAAGCATCCTATTTGGAGGAGTCGACACGGCGCATTTCGAGGGTGAGCTGAAGACAGTACCCATTCAAAAGGAGTCCGATGCCTACGCCGAGTTTCTCATCACGTTGACAAAGGTGACGCTCGGGTCAAGGGCTCTGGAGGAGAACATGGCTCTGGCTGTGCTGCTCGATTCGGGCTCTTCTCTCACCTACCTCCCAGACGACATGACTACGACCATTTTCTCTATGGTCGGCGCCGTTTACCAGCAAGCAGAGGGTGTTGCCTTTATCCCCTGCTCCGCTGCCAACACTGGCGCCAACATGACATTTACCTTCTCGGGAGCCACCGTCACGGTACCTATTGACGAACTTGTTCTCGATCTGGTTGCCATCACAGGCAAGCGCACTGCCTTCTCCAACGGCGTGGATGCTTGTCTCTTTGGCATTGCGCCGGCTGGCACTGGTACCAATGTCCTGGGCGACACATTCCTGCGCTCAGCGTACGTGGTTTACGATATCGACAACAACGAGATCTCACTGGCGCAGACCAAGTTTAACGCTACAAGCACCAACATCCTCGAGATTGGTAAGGGCAGTGGGTCCGTACCGTCCGCCGTTGCGGTTGCAAACCCCGTATCTGCCACGAACGGCCTCGtgcgaggaggaggaggagggtcaGCGGGGGGGGGATCACAAAACGCGGCGCCGTCAATGGCACCGCTGGCGGCATCATTACTTGCGGGGTCGGTTGCATTTGCGGCTGGCTTCTCGCTCTATCTCGTCTAA